The proteins below come from a single Tenuifilum thalassicum genomic window:
- a CDS encoding acyl-[acyl-carrier-protein] thioesterase, translating into MVLSSYQLPKYHKHSIRIHSYEVDFNQKLTVTALFNYFQEIAWEHAHILGYGFEHLLQKGLFWVLSRVEAEIYRLPQWTEQVTLLTWPRGSDGIFAFRDFEMYDESGKRIIAATSSWLVLNAKSHRPVRINWFSDFDFAQRNALGRNAARLLEAGGVPDFSEKIGVRIGDIDMNQHVNNVKYIDWAYNTFSIDHFKNFYPARVAVNFNAEAKAGDILAISRFQEQNGESLVDITSADNNKNLCRLMFSWKKIS; encoded by the coding sequence ATGGTATTATCTAGCTACCAACTCCCTAAATATCATAAGCATTCAATTAGAATACATTCATATGAGGTTGACTTTAACCAAAAGTTAACGGTTACAGCTCTCTTCAATTACTTTCAGGAAATCGCCTGGGAGCATGCCCATATACTTGGATATGGTTTTGAGCATCTGTTACAAAAAGGTTTGTTCTGGGTGCTTTCGCGTGTTGAAGCTGAAATCTATCGGTTACCCCAATGGACGGAGCAGGTAACCTTGCTGACTTGGCCTAGAGGATCAGACGGAATCTTTGCTTTTCGCGATTTTGAAATGTATGATGAGAGTGGTAAAAGAATAATTGCTGCCACTTCAAGCTGGTTGGTTTTAAATGCTAAATCGCATCGTCCTGTTCGCATTAATTGGTTCTCCGATTTTGATTTTGCCCAACGTAATGCTTTGGGTCGAAATGCTGCCAGGCTATTAGAAGCGGGTGGGGTACCTGACTTCTCAGAAAAGATTGGTGTTAGAATTGGCGATATCGATATGAACCAGCATGTGAACAACGTAAAATATATCGATTGGGCTTACAATACCTTTAGCATTGACCATTTTAAAAACTTCTACCCTGCAAGGGTGGCTGTAAATTTTAATGCCGAAGCAAAAGCAGGCGACATTCTTGCTATCAGTCGATTTCAGGAACAGAATGGTGAGAGTTTGGTAGATATTACTAGCGCCGATAATAATAAGAATTTATGCAGGTTAATGTTTTCTTGGAAGAAAATATCGTAA
- a CDS encoding thioesterase family protein, with translation MEFNIPLKVEYTATEIVTKENTASKYGSGLVDVFATPAMVALMEKAALNAVLPYLPDGFNTVGTEVCVKHTKATPMGWEVSSKATLIAVDGKKLTFEVVAWDKEGEIGRGTHNRYIIDSKRFMEKFSSK, from the coding sequence ATGGAGTTTAATATACCGTTAAAAGTTGAGTATACTGCAACCGAAATAGTTACAAAAGAGAATACTGCATCCAAATATGGTTCAGGCTTGGTTGATGTTTTTGCTACACCAGCCATGGTTGCTTTAATGGAAAAAGCAGCTTTAAATGCAGTTTTGCCCTATTTGCCCGACGGATTTAACACGGTTGGTACCGAGGTGTGTGTTAAGCATACCAAGGCTACTCCAATGGGATGGGAGGTTAGTAGTAAGGCAACACTGATAGCTGTTGATGGTAAAAAATTGACCTTTGAAGTTGTTGCCTGGGATAAAGAAGGCGAAATTGGTAGGGGTACGCACAACCGTTACATCATAGACAGTAAACGCTTTATGGAAAAATTTTCGTCAAAATAG